TGCACCAGCCCATCCCAGAACGGCGCGTTTTCCGAAGTAACCGGAGGAAGGAGCCCGGCTGGGTCAATCGAGAAGCTTCGATCCAAAACGGCATGGTTCATCGCTAGACCTCAACCGTCAGAATTGCTGAAAATGATAGAATCGCCGAGCGCGGTCCCCCATTGGGCGACCTTCGCATTGGGGACCTGTCGCTGACCGGCTTGGCAGCGCAGTTGCCTGACTATCTCCATCATCTGGCTCCAGCCGTTGAGATGTCCCTCGGACAACATGCCCCCGCTTGTGTTGACCGGTATCTCCCCACCGAGTTCGATGCGGCCGCCTTGGACAAAGTCCAACGCTTCTCCAGCGCCGCAGTAGCCGAGACGCTCAAGTGACAAGAGCACCAGCGGTGAAAATGCGTCGTATACCTGAAGAAGGTCTACATCGGCCGGCTTTAGTCCCGCCATCTGGTATACGGTCTGATCGGAGCCTGGTGGCTTCCAGTCAAAAACGTCAGCCTGGCCAACGCCTAGTCCAGGCTGTCCAAAGATGAACTCATTGGGACCCGCGTGCACACCTTGGGCCCCGAGCAAAAAGACGGGTTGGGACGGCAGGTCCTTTGCCCGCTCGCCCGAGGTCACGATGAGTGCAACTGCACCGTCGACGACAACAGAGCAATCTAACAGGCGCAAAGGTTCTACGATGAAAGGAGCGCTGACGTAGTCGTCGCGGGTCAGCGGCTTCCGAATGCGAGCTTCTGGGTTCAGCATCGCGTGCTTGCGGAAGGCCAGCGGAACGGCCGCGAGCTTTTCGGGAGACCCGTCATACCTGTGGAAGTAGCGACGAGCAGCAAAAGCCGCTGCCGCGACTGGGCCGGTGAAGCCTGCGTGAGGGGTCTCGCCATGAGGACCACCGCCGAAGCGCAGCGCTTCCTCAAAGCCCCAAGAGGCGCGACTGCCGATGAGACCGAGATTGCTATTTTTGTATGCGCCCAGGCAGAGGATATGGTCAGCTAATCCGCACGAAACAGCCATTGCGGCATGCTGGAGAACGGTGGCGCCAAAGCGACCGTGGCTCCAGGTTTGGCTGGCAAAACGTACATTCAGGCCAAGCTGGGCGGCTGTCTCGTCATAATCGGCACCACGGGGCGCGCCGATGTGCACGATGAGCCCGTCGATATCGCTACGTTTAAGACCCGCATCTGCGAGAGCAAGAGACACGGCCTCGCTCGCGAGGGAGATTGATGTGCGCTCTGCGTGAGCGCCGACGCCGCTCGAGCCCGCGCCGGTAATGGCGGTCGCAGCCCTCATGACTGGATGCTGCCCACGGTCAGCGTAGCCACCAACAAATCGATCGTTTCTGAGCAATAGAGCTTGGCGCTCCGCATATTCACCTCCTTGATCGAAATTCGATCCGGAAAAGACGCGCCCGTCTGCGGTTGACAGCGCTGTTCATCACCAATT
Above is a window of Hyphomicrobiales bacterium DNA encoding:
- a CDS encoding Thiolase family protein; protein product: MRAATAITGAGSSGVGAHAERTSISLASEAVSLALADAGLKRSDIDGLIVHIGAPRGADYDETAAQLGLNVRFASQTWSHGRFGATVLQHAAMAVSCGLADHILCLGAYKNSNLGLIGSRASWGFEEALRFGGGPHGETPHAGFTGPVAAAAFAARRYFHRYDGSPEKLAAVPLAFRKHAMLNPEARIRKPLTRDDYVSAPFIVEPLRLLDCSVVVDGAVALIVTSGERAKDLPSQPVFLLGAQGVHAGPNEFIFGQPGLGVGQADVFDWKPPGSDQTVYQMAGLKPADVDLLQVYDAFSPLVLLSLERLGYCGAGEALDFVQGGRIELGGEIPVNTSGGMLSEGHLNGWSQMMEIVRQLRCQAGQRQVPNAKVAQWGTALGDSIIFSNSDG